A part of Cryptococcus gattii WM276 chromosome G, complete sequence genomic DNA contains:
- a CDS encoding Hypothetical protein (Similar to TIGR gene model, INSD accession AAW44645.1; CNG02260), protein MDVDKTPLSVKQRMDQKLRSSLEIHHLEFVDTSGNCGMSYAVTIVSPDFAKKITLQRHKLVNQILAEEIAQLHAFSQKTLTPEQWEKEKTK, encoded by the exons ATGGACGTCGATAAAACTCCTCTCTCAGTCAAGCAACGAATGGACCAAAAATTGAGATCGAGTTTGGAGATCCATCACTTG GAATTTGTTGATACTTCGGGCAACTGTGGAATGTCCTATGCTGTCACAATCGTGTCTCCTGATTTTGCAAAGAAGATTACGTTGCAAAGACATAAGCTTG TGAACCAAATACTTGCGGAAGAGATTGCTCAGCTTCATGCTTTCTCTCAA aaaacgctCACGCCTGAGCAATgggagaaagaaaagacCAAATAG
- a CDS encoding mitochondrial 37S ribosomal protein MRPS9 (Similar to TIGR gene model, INSD accession AAW44882.1; CNG02250), producing MTFPSTSSIRSFRSLAASFSRSYATITPYSPPSNDYAPPRRNPRPESPQFFTGRPQFHEALASLSSTVKHTTTVLREAHIYPLPTDLPHVTPPRAAWVSPEELSSIFQVKLKTSTLRQVMDLLSELHNLRHVSELAGYPDLAAKIDAALEKYERTDMAEGKNHAKEKKEKRKVDEYGRAYAMGRKKTSSARVWMIPNPSARPFLQSAESSSTDVPTLPASEILINHQPISTYFPRLVDRETILRPLRLTGLLGAYNIFAFACGGGVSGQAGAVALGVARALAILREDSTDVLRADGALMRDTRMVERKKTNRAKARKGVTYSSLLTKLPP from the exons ATGACTTTCCCTTCCACTTCTTCAATACGATCCTTCCGATCCCTCGCCGCCTCATTTAGCAGGAGCTACGCGACAATTACCCCTTATTCTCCTCCATCAAATGACTATGCTCCTCCGCGACGCAACCCTCGCCCCGAATCACCTCAGTTCTTCACAGGCCGACCTCAATTCCACGAAGCGCTCGCTTCCTTATCTTCTACAGTCAAGCACACGACAACAGTTCTTCGTGAAGCTCATATTTACCCTCTCCCTACCGACCTTCCCCACGTTACTCCTCCAAGGGCAGCTTGGGTTTCTCCTGAAGAGCTGTCCTCAATCTTTCAGGTCAAGCTCAAAACTAGTACCCTTCGCCAGGTCATGGACCTCCTCAGTGAGCTGCATAACCTTCGGCACGTGAGCGAGCTTGCTGGCTATCCTGACTTAGCTGCCAAGATTGACGCTGCGTTGGAGAAGTACGAACGAACCGACATGGCTGAAGGAAAGAATCACGccaaggaaaagaaggaaaaaagaaaagtgGATGAATACGGGAGGGCATATGCTatgggaaggaagaagacgtCCAGCGCAAGAGTATGGATGATCCCCAACCCGTCGGCTCGACCCTTCCTTCAATCAGCGGAAAGCTCTTCTACCGACGTTCCTACTCTTCCCGCCTCTGAAATTCTTATCAACCACCAGCCGATTTCCACTTACTTCCCCCGCCTCGTTGACCGAGAAACCATCCTTCGTCCTTTGAGGTTGACCGGTCTTCTAGGCGCGTACAATATCTTTGCTTTTGCCTGCGGTGGTGGCGTTTCTGGTCAAGCGGGCGCGGTTGCCCTTGGCGTAGCTAGGGCTTTGGCCATTTTGAGAGAAGACTCAACAGATGTCCTCAGGGCAG ATGGCGCTCTTATGAGAGACACCAGAAtggtggagaggaagaaaaccAACAGGGCCAAGGCCAGGAAGGGGGTGA CCTACTCGTCCTTGCTGACGAAACTTCCTCCATAG